From a single Zygotorulaspora mrakii chromosome 2, complete sequence genomic region:
- the CPA2 gene encoding carbamoyl-phosphate synthase (glutamine-hydrolyzing) CPA2 (similar to Saccharomyces cerevisiae CPA2 (YJR109C); ancestral locus Anc_7.494), which translates to MTSIYKSSEPTISTFNTPYYKPQLVEGVESVLVIGSGGLSIGQAGEFDYSGSQAIKALKEAKKKTILINPNIATNQTSHSLADKIYYLPVTPEYITYIIERERPDAILLTFGGQTGLNCGVALDKMGVLKKYNIKVLGTPIKTLEMTEDRDLFAQALTEINIPIATSFACETIDDALKAADEVGYPVIVRSAYALGGLGSGFSNNGDELRELAAQSLSLSPQILVEKSLKGWKEVEYEVVRDRVDNCITVCNMENLDPLGIHTGDSIVFAPSQTLSDEEYHMLRSAAIKIIRHLGVIGECNVQYALQPDGLDYRVIEVNARLSRSSALASKATGYPLAYTAAKIGLGYTLPELPNPITKTTVANFEPSLDYIVAKIPKWDLSKFQYVNRDIGSAMKSVGEVMAIGRNFEEAYQKALRQVDPSFLGFQGSNEFGDKLDEALASATDRRALAVGQALLHENYTIERVHELTKIDSWFLQKCMNIVRMYKQLEAVNSLDALEKDLLRNAKKLGFSDKQIAISISKDSKTVGELEVRKLRKSFDIIPFVKRIDTLAAEFPANTNYLYTTYNAIKSDVEFDDNGMLVLGSGVYRIGSSVEFDWCAVNTAKTLREQGKKTVMINYNPETVSTDFDEVDRLYFEELSFERVMDIYELENSEGCVISVGGQLPQNIALKLYENGCNTLGTNPNDIDNAENRHKFSSILDSINVGQPDWTEVTSIEEAKLFSRRVTYPVLVRPSYVLSGAAMSVVNSEHELEDKLTLASDVSPDHPVVLSKFIEGAEEIDVDAVAYNGQVLVHAISEHVENAGVHSGDATLILPPQTLSEETKAALKDIAHRVAHAWKITGPFNMQVIKDGDKLKVIECNIRASRSFPFVSKVLGVNFIEIAVKACLGGDKVPEPVDLMAKKYNYVATKVPQFSFTRLAGADPYLGVEMASTGEVASFGTNALESYWTAIQSTLNFHVPLPPSGILFGGDVKKDFLGEVIKSVSNLGFNFYVANEEVKKYLQSYTDENISVIEFPKNDKRKLREVFQKYDIKAVFNLAAKRAENTLDEDYVMRRNAIDFAIPLFNEPQTAILFAKSLKAKLAEKIKILESNDVIVPEEVRSWEEYVGFRPV; encoded by the coding sequence ATGACATCGATCTACAAGTCTAGTGAACCGACGATTTCAACCTTCAACACACCATACTACAAGCCGCAATTGGTTGAAGGTGTCGAGTCTGTGCTGGTGATTGGATCTGGTGGGTTATCGATCGGTCAGGCCGGTGAATTTGATTACAGTGGTTCGCAAGCGATCAAAGCATTGAAAGAGgccaaaaagaaaaccaTTCTGATCAATCCTAACATTGCCACAAACCAGACGTCTCACTCTCTGGCTGACAAGATTTACTATCTGCCTGTTACACCTGAATACATCACGTATATTATCGAACGTGAAAGACCAGATGCTATCCTGCTTACCTTTGGTGGCCAAACAGGTCTAAATTGCGGTGTAGCACTTGATAAAATGGGAGTtctaaaaaaatacaacatAAAGGTTCTGGGAACCCCAATTAAGACTTTGGAGATGACCGAAGACAGAGATCTGTTCGCACAAGCGTTGACCGAAATTAATATTCCAATTGCTACATCCTTTGCATGTGAGACCATTGACGATGCGCTGAAGGCGGCCGATGAAGTCGGATACCCAGTTATTGTTAGATCTGCCTATGCTTTAGGTGGTTTGGGCTCTGGGTTCTCGAATAACGGAGATGAATTAAGAGAATTGGCTGCTCAATCTTTGTCGTTATCCCCACAAATATTGGTTGAGAAATCCCTAAAGGGCTGGAAGGAGGTTGAATACGAAGTGGTTAGAGATAGAGTTGATAACTGTATTACTGTATGTAATATGGAGAATTTGGATCCACTGGGTATCCATACCGGTgattcaattgtttttgcaCCTTCACAAACACTGTCGGACGAAGAGTACCATATGTTGAGATCTGCTGCTATCAAAATCATTAGACATTTAGGAGTGATTGGTGAATGTAATGTCCAATACGCTTTACAACCCGATGGTCTAGATTATAGGGTAATTGAAGTTAACGCTCGTTTATCTCGTTCCTCTGCCCTCGCCTCAAAGGCAACAGGTTACCCATTAGCTTATACCGCTGCCAAGATTGGTTTAGGCTACACTCTACCCGAATTGCCAAACCCCATAACAAAGACCACGGTTGCTAATTTCGAGCCATCATTAGACTATATTGTGgcaaaaattccaaaatgGGACTTATCGAAGTTTCAATACGTGAACAGAGATATTGGGTCTGCAATGAAATCTGTTGGTGAGGTTATGGCCATTGGTAGAAACTTCGAAGAAGCTTATCAAAAGGCCTTGAGACAAGTAGACCCATCTTTCCTCGGTTTCCAAGGTTCAAATGAATTTGGTGATAAACTGGACGAAGCATTAGCTTCTGCTACGGATAGAAGAGCTTTAGCCGTTGGCCAAGCTCTCTTGCACGAAAATTACACTATTGAAAGGGTTCACGAGCTAACAAAGATTGACTCATggtttttgcaaaaatgcATGAACATTGTTAGAATGTACAAGCAACTTGAAGCTGTCAATTCTTTGGATGCATTAGAGAAAGATTTATTGCGcaatgcaaaaaaattgggGTTCTCTGATAAACAAATTGCAATCTCAATCAGTAAGGACTCTAAAACGGTTGGGGAGTTAGAAGTTAGAAAATTGAGGAAATCGTTTGATATTATCCCATTCGTAAAAAGGATCGATACTTTGGCAGCTGAGTTCCCTGCAAATACCAATTATCTATATACCACTTACAATGCTATTAAAAGCGatgttgaatttgatgataacgGTATGCTTGTTTTGGGATCAGGTGTCTACCGTATCGGATCATCCGTGGAATTCGACTGGTGTGCTGTCAATACAGCCAAGACTTTGAGAGAACaaggaaagaaaactgTTATGATTAACTACAACCCCGAAACTGTCTCAACCGACTTCGATGAGGTTGATAGATTATACTTCGAGGAACTGTCCTTTGAAAGAGTTATGGATATTTATGAGCTAGAAAACTCCGAGGGTTGTGTTATTTCTGTTGGTGGTCAACTACCACAGAATATCGCATTAAAGCTGTATGAAAATGGTTGTAACACTTTAGGTACTAATCcaaatgatattgataatgCGGAGAATAGACACAAATTCTCTTCTATTTTGGATTCCATAAATGTTGGTCAACCAGATTGGACTGAAGTAACCTCCATTGAGGAAGCAAAATTGTTTTCTCGTAGAGTTACCTATCCAGTCTTAGTTCGTCCTTCATATGTTCTTTCCGGTGCCGCTATGAGTGTTGTCAACAGTGAACACGAGTTGGAAGACAAACTGACCCTTGCATCTGACGTTTCGCCAGACCACCCTGTTGTGTTGTCCAAATTCATCGAAGGcgctgaagaaattgatgttGATGCTGTTGCATACAATGGTCAAGTTCTTGTTCATGCCATTTCAGAGCATGTCGAAAACGCCGGAGTTCATTCCGGAGATGCAACCTTAATCCTACCGCCTCAAACATTGAGCGAAGAGACCAAGGCTGCATTAAAAGATATTGCTCATAGAGTTGCACACGCCTGGAAAATTACCGGCCCATTCAATATGCAAGTCATCAAGGATGGCGATAAATTGAAAGTTATTGAATGTAACATCAGAGCCTCCAGATCCTTTCCATTTGTTTCGAAAGTTTTGGGCGTCAATTTCATCGAAATTGCTGTTAAAGCATGCTTGGGCGGTGATAAAGTTCCCGAGCCTGTTGATTTAATGGCTAAAAAATACAACTACGTTGCAACTAAAGTACCACAGTTCTCATTTACAAGACTGGCTGGTGCAGATCCATACCTCGGCGTTGAAATGGCTTCGACTGGTGAAGTTGCATCGTTTGGTACAAATGCTCTAGAGAGTTACTGGACAGCAATTCAAAGTACATTGAATTTCCATGTGCCATTGCCTCCTAGCGGTATTTTGTTTGGTGGAGATGTGAAGAAAGACTTCTTGGGTGAAGTTATCAAATCTGTCTCTAACCTAGGATTCAACTTCTACGTAGCCAATGAGGAGGTCAAGAAGTACCTACAAAGCTATACTGATGAAAACATCTCAGTGATCGAATTTCCAAAAAACGATAAGAGAAAGTTGCgtgaagtttttcaaaaatacgATATCAAGGCTGTATTCAATCTAGCTGCCAAGAGAGCCGAAAACACTTTGGATGAGGATTATGTTATGAGAAGGAACGCCATTGATTTCGCAATCCCACTGTTCAACGAACCACAAACAGCTATTTTATTTGCCAAATCATTGAAAGCAAAACTAGCcgaaaagatcaaaattttggaatcaaATGACGTAATAGTCCCTGAAGAGGTCCGTTCTTGGGAAGAGTATGTTGGCTTCAGACCAGTGTAA
- the SEC17 gene encoding alpha-soluble NSF attachment protein SEC17 (similar to Saccharomyces cerevisiae SEC17 (YBL050W); ancestral locus Anc_7.493) produces the protein MSDPVELLQRLIRQAEKKGTPSSGFLKMFSGSDSYKYEEAAELCIQAANLYRLRRELKLAGDSFLKAAEYQLKAKNDDEAANTFVETYKSYKSSGEYTNAVDALGSAIEIFTKRGQFRRGANFKFEMGELLENELSDYPKAIESYETAGEWYAQDQALALANKCLIRCADLKALDANYIEAGEVYAKLIKNSVGNRLSQWSLKDYYFKMALCQLAATDIVAATRTVQEGKNTDANFADSREAALAQDLIECVREGDSEALSEKVFNFDKFNKLDKWKTTILLKVKETITEADDDLL, from the exons ATGTCCGACCCCGTGGAGCTTTTGCAGAGG TTGATTCGACAGGCCGAAAAGAAGGGTACCCCTTCATCAGGGTTCTTGAAGATGTTTAGCGGATCAGACTCATATAAGTACGAGGAAGCTGCAGAATTGTGTATTCAGGCTGCCAATCTGTACCGCTTACGCAGAGAGTTGAAACTTGCCGGAGATTCGTTTCTGAAAGCTGCAGAATATCAGCTCAAGGCAAagaatgatgatgaggCTGCTAACACATTCGTGGAAACCTACAAATCTTACAAGAGCAGTGGAGAGTATACGAATGCGGTGGACGCCTTGGGCAGCGCTATTGAAATCTTCACGAAGAGGGGCCAGTTCAGAAGGGGAGCCAATTTCAAGTTCGAAATGGGAGAGCTGTTGGAAAATGAGCTGAGTGACTATCCAAAGGCAATCGAAAGCTATGAAACGGCCGGTGAGTGGTACGCTCAGGATCAAGCGTTGGCGTTGGCCAACAAGTGTCTGATCAGATGTGCTGACTTGAAAGCGTTGGACGCCAACTATATAGAGGCAGGCGAGGTCTATGCCAAGCTTATCAAAAACAGTGTCGGCAATAGACTCAGCCAGTGGTCTTTGAAGGATTactatttcaaaatggcaCTCTGTCAGCTAGCAGCCACTGATATTGTCGCCGCTACAAGGACTGTGCAAGAGGGCAAAAACACAGATGCTAACTTCGCTGATTCCAGAGAGGCTGCACTTGCTCAGGATTTAATTGAGTGCGTAAGAGAAGGCGACAGTGAAGCCCTGAGTGAAAAAGTGTTCAACTTTGATAAGTTTAACAAACTAGATAAATGGAAAACGACCATCCTTCTGAAGGTGAAGGAAACCATCACAGAAGCTGATGACGATCTATTATAA
- the MOH1 gene encoding Moh1p (similar to Saccharomyces cerevisiae MOH1 (YBL049W); ancestral locus Anc_7.492), with protein sequence MGLRYSAYIESPSPHSEVDSSDYLRTNSSLYHLLADSRRMHFSHSSQGRCHRECSNSKFITYGCRRCRTHLSSSTQIMSKDYRGKTGDAYLMGEVVNVIQGEVETRPMITGDYIVCDILCHWCKSLLGWKYLESERKDQRYKEGKYILELQTICRCE encoded by the coding sequence ATGGGGTTGCGTTATTCTGCTTATATTGAGAGCCCATCCCCACATTCTGAGGTTGATTCCTCAGACTATCTGAGAACAAACAGCAGTTTGTACCATTTGTTAGCGGATTCCCGTCGGATGCATTTTAGTCACAGTTCGCAGGGTAGGTGCCACAGGGAGTGTTCCAATTCAAAGTTCATCACTTACGGTTGCCGGCGTTGCAGAACGCATTTGTCCAGTTCCACTCAAATAATGTCCAAGGATTACAGGGGCAAGACAGGTGATGCGTATCTTATGGGTGAGGTCGTTAATGTCATTCAGGGTGAAGTTGAAACACGCCCGATGATTACAGGCGATTATATTGTGTGCGACATTCTTTGTCATTGGTGTAAAAGTTTATTGGGTTGGAAATATCTGGAGAGTGAGAGAAAGGATCAGCGGTATAAGGAGGGCAAGTACATTTTGGAACTACAAACTATTTGTAGATGTGAATAA
- the YMR1 gene encoding phosphatidylinositol-3-phosphatase YMR1 (similar to Saccharomyces cerevisiae YMR1 (YJR110W); ancestral locus Anc_7.491), producing the protein MEYIKIAKVDDVLLHRKGNVIKGSLHLTTHHLIFTSTSLNREFWVSYPTIGSVFKNHGSALLAKMDKMEPSGITNSYTDYYKEEDLWSFTNIKIVGKDYTVFSIDFCDAVEARGVYESLIKLTVLNDITQLYAFIFKPNNAEKNIDSWRIYNVVKEFERQGLNLDFEGGPWRICNINEDYRFSPTYPSKIIVPSQVSDTLLTHAVKYRSQGRIPALTYYYKKTGCTITRSAQPLTGLTKQRSVQDERLASEIFQASRVIATEFATQQKNIIVDARPITNAMAQAALGGGTESMENYNFNKTCSRTFLGIDNIHVMSETLNNVVDNFLVDGDLNIPIDKVLLNSGKSSNWLKYVKLLLSSTDKLTKSIIFNNSNILIHCSDGWDRTAQVCSLVQICLDPYYRTMEGFMVLVEKDWLSFGHRFQERTGVLSSESIFHDNTVGFSGVSNPLSQSNTTDFNSSSTLFGKDGNELSEMESTINISPSSVLNTDIVNKVSEHFKRKKKNRKIMKFTSPIFQQFLDCVYQLLHQNPDLFQYNERFLRRLVYHLYSCQYGTFLYNSEKARVEGDAFIKTRSVWDYFRSRKEEFTNKNYSPEISLKSENDAEVVEDWILPDLQKIQWWSQLYGRKDSEMNGIAVKDDSSHGSITNAMGNDQVKKEVSRSSGIKFPTFGFDFFGKK; encoded by the coding sequence ATGGAATACATTAAAATTGCTAAGGTTGATGATGTTCTGCTGCATAGGAAAGGAAATGTCATTAAGGGAAGTTTGCATTTGACAACACACCACCTGATATTCACTTCGACTTCCTTGAATAGAGAGTTCTGGGTCTCATATCCGACCATTGGAtcagttttcaaaaatcatGGCAGTGCATTGTTAGCAAAAATGGATAAGATGGAGCCCTCAGGAATTACGAACAGCTACACCGATTACTATAAAGAGGAGGATCTATGGTCTTTCACTAATATTAAAATAGTCGGTAAAGACTATACTGTATTTTCAATAGATTTCTGTGATGCCGTGGAGGCAAGAGGGGTTTATGAATCACTTATCAAACTGACAGTGTTGAATGATATAACGCAGCTATATGCATTCATATTTAAACCAAATAAtgcagaaaaaaacataGATAGCTGGCGAATATACAATGTTGTTAAAGAGTTTGAAAGACAGGGCCTAAATTTGGATTTCGAGGGTGGACCCTGGAGAATTTGCAACATAAATGAGGATTATAGATTTTCACCTACATATCCGAGTAAAATAATAGTTCCCAGTCAAGTTTCAGATACTCTTTTGACACATGCTGTGAAATATCGATCACAAGGTCGTATTCCTGCCTTAACGTATTACTACAAAAAAACCGGCTGTACCATAACAAGATCTGCCCAGCCGTTAACGGGTCTTACGAAGCAGCGTTCGGTCCAAGATGAGAGACTCGCATCAGAAATCTTTCAAGCATCCCGAGTAATCGCAACGGAATTTGCTACTcagcaaaaaaatattattgTAGACGCAAGGCCTATCACTAATGCAATGGCGCAGGCAGCTCTTGGAGGTGGTACGGAAAGTATGGAAAATTACAACTTCAACAAAACCTGTAGCCGAACATTTTTGGGTATTGATAATATCCACGTCATGTCAGAAACTTTAAATAATGTGGTTGATAACTTTTTGGTGGATGGCGATTTGAATATACCAATTGACAAAGTGCTACTTAACTCTggaaaatcttcaaattggcTAAAATATGTAAAACTTCTGTTATCATCAACCGACAAGTTaacaaaatcaataattttcaacaattctaATATTTTAATTCACTGTTCTGATGGTTGGGATAGAACGGCTCAAGTCTGCTCCCTTGTACAGATATGTCTCGATCCGTATTATAGAACGATGGAAGGCTTCATGGTTTTGGTCGAAAAGGACTGGCTTTCATTTGGACATAGATTTCAAGAGAGGACAGGTGTTTTGAGCTCTGAGAGCATTTTTCATGACAATACGGTGGGGTTCAGTGGTGTCTCAAACCCCTTATCTCAATCGAACACCACTGATTTTAATTCGAGCAGTACATTATTCGGGAAGGACGGCAATGAATTATCAGAAATGGAAAGCACGATAAATATTTCACCTAGCAGTGTACTGAATACGGATATTGTTAATAAAGTGTCAgaacatttcaaaagaaaaaagaaaaataggAAAATCATGAAGTTCACCTCACcgatttttcaacaatttttggattGTGTATATCAACTGTTGCATCAGAATCCAGATCTTTTCCAGTACAACGAGAGATTCCTTAGAAGACTCGTCTACCATCTGTACTCTTGTCAATATGGAACATTCCTGTATAACAGCGAAAAGGCACGAGTCGAAGGTGACGCATTTATAAAAACCAGGAGCGTATGGGATTACTTCAGATCTagaaaagaagagtttACTAACAAAAACTATTCGCCTGAAATTTCGTTGAAGtctgaaaatgatgcagAGGTTGTCGAAGATTGGATTCTTCCCGATCTGCAAAAGATACAGTGGTGGTCTCAATTATATGGGAGGAAGGATTCGGAAATGAATGGTATTGCTGTGAAGGATGATTCCAGTCATGGAAGTATAACCAATGCAATGGGGAACGAtcaagtaaaaaaagaagtcTCTAGAAGTTCAGGAATCAAATTTCCTACCTTTggatttgatttcttcgGCAAAAAGTAG
- the PXP2 gene encoding Pxp2p (similar to Saccharomyces cerevisiae YJR111C; ancestral locus Anc_7.490) → MNQLLNAQRLVQVSQFHPKLQNIWYLVAAVTFSVCNQPQEIPKIYHYVMLLNNNNSDHHDPSTLANRTIETLQNDRMNLRKVIDEKFPQPTQLQRQLTEKFREALLKTGPLAGLPKAINVLSNLRDVTPTALLPSSQEIDPFKAERGEGPLYSDSVMEIHAADSNKSKERDLKGIEHWNHLYTKVSKRIVNNINSACPDLWYYIMEHVYGPLLSCDDILSKQETSFIVIASLVPQDVNPQLRGHLKGALNIGCDPNTIEAVRALAVLISQWCGVSWKGEIVKL, encoded by the coding sequence ATGAATCAGCTTCTGAATGCACAGAGACTCGTGCAGGTATCGCAGTTTCATCCTAAGCTGCAAAATATATGGTACTTAGTAGCCGCAGTAACATTCAGCGTGTGTAATCAACCGCAGGAAATTCCCAAGATCTATCATTATGTTATGTTACTCAACAACAATAATTCCGACCACCATGATCCATCTACTTTGGCTAATAGAACGATAGAGACTTTACAGAATGACCGCATGAATTTGAGGAAGgtcattgatgaaaagtttccTCAACCTACGCAGCTTCAAAGACAGCTAACAGAAAAGTTTAGGGAGGCTCTACTAAAAACTGGACCTCTCGCAGGTCTCCCAAAAGCAATAAATGTGCTTTCTAACTTAAGAGACGTGACTCCCACTGCTTTGCTACCGTCTAGTCAAGAGATAGATCCTTTCAAAGCTGAGCGGGGAGAGGGACCTCTTTACTCAGATTCTGTTATGGAGATTCATGCTGCTGACTCCAACAAGAGTAAGGAAAGAGATCTGAAAGGCATTGAGCATTGGAATCATTTGTACACCAAAGTCTCCAAAAGAATTGTCAACAACATTAATTCAGCATGTCCGGATTTATGGTATTACATAATGGAACATGTTTACGGTCCGTTACTTTCATGTGAtgacattctttctaaGCAGGAAACTAGCTTCATAGTTATCGCATCGTTGGTACCGCAGGATGTCAATCCCCAGCTACGTGGCCATTTGAAGGGTGCGCTTAATATTGGCTGCGATCCTAATACCATCGAAGCTGTGAGAGCGTTAGCGGTACTTATATCTCAATGGTGCGGTGTGTCCTGGAAGGGTGAAATTGtaaaattataa
- the NNF1 gene encoding MIND complex subunit NNF1 (similar to Saccharomyces cerevisiae NNF1 (YJR112W); ancestral locus Anc_7.489) — protein MVEAQHIRFLRLNQVFNKALSQSVAKLENWEKLCSCFPEYCATKEGAANLSNCQRQVIEFWTELCKREFEDILVERDVKAKLDDLDDLVFEANERLRTTSTGDEPHCTPLDKLSSEQLVACTVYGERRAAVEELQERLNTINSLNKGLQEELQELEQNLNAGRKDIEVLCDKYLGKTIESPLDETLVQGLSDMLLELRDA, from the coding sequence ATGGTTGAGGCACAGCATATCAGGTTCTTAAGATTGAATCAAGTATTCAACAAGGCACTTTCTCAATCAGTAGCAAAACTAGAAAATTGGGAGAAGCTCTGTTCTTGTTTTCCGGAGTACTGTGCAACAAAGGAAGGTGCTGCCAATTTAAGTAACTGTCAGAGGCAGGTCATAGAGTTTTGGACCGAACTATGCAAGAGGGAATTCGAAGACATATTGGTGGAAAGGGATGTTAAGGCAAAACTGGATGACCTTGATGACCTAGTCTTTGAGGCGAACGAGCGCCTGCGAACCACATCAACAGGAGACGAGCCCCATTGCACACCCTTAGATAAGTTATCCAGTGAACAATTAGTTGCATGCACTGTGTATGGGGAGAGGCGTGCAGCCGTTGAAGAGTTGCAAGAGAGATTGAATACTATAAATTCGCTCAATAAAGGCTTACAGGAAGAGTTGCAAGAGCTTGAGCAAAATCTCAACGCTGGACGTAAAGATATAGAGGTCCTATGTGATAAATACCTTGGtaaaacaattgaaagtCCGCTGGATGAGACTTTAGTGCAAGGTCTGAGTGACATGCTTCTCGAATTGCGCGATGCATGA